A region of the Desulfurispora thermophila DSM 16022 genome:
CTGCAGGGCTTGAACGGGCAATTTGACGGGCTGATTCTGTGGCATGTACTAAGCCCCTCACCACAAAGGCAGGAGACTTACACATTGAGCGAGCGGGTAAAAGACCTGAGCCGGGCTTATGTCAGGTTGCTGGAAGATGTCGGTCGTCTGGAAAAACAAAAGCTGCTAATTAAAGAGGAGCAGGTTGCGCTGCAGGCGGAGAAGGAATCCATTAAGAAAATGATAACCCGGCGTGAACAGGAGATAAAAAGATACCGGTTTTACCTTGCGGTCGGCAAACTGATATTCCTGGTGGTTTTGCTTGTTTTCTTGCTGTTGCTGTGGTGGCAACATAAAAGGTTGCGCCGGAAATATCTGTTTTGGGATTAGGAGTAAAATTGAGAATATTCGCAATGTCTAAATTTTCTTTGGTTCAGAATTTTTTATTTTTTTGGGGGCAGGAATTTTATTGTGGCTGTCGAAAATACTTATTCAAAATTTTATAAATAGTTTTATTGACAGTACCATGTTGTTTTCCATAAATAATTTTATTAACATCGGGAACAACATGGGCGGGCAGGAAAAGCAGGCTTTGTGTAGAATGTAACAAGCATAAATTGAATTATTTCAAAATAAAAGAGAGAATATTGCGATGTAGCAAAAAATTTCGCTTAATTCGGGGTGATATCTTTGAAACTGGCCATATCGGGCAAAGGTGGGGTGGGAAAGACCACTATTGCCGCCGCGTTGATTAAATCTTTTGCCGAAACGTCCCGGGTTGTTTACGCTATTGATGCCGACCCCGATGCCTGTCTGGCAGCGGCGATTGGTATTCCGGAAAATGAGGCGTGGAGTATCAAGCCGGTTGTGGAAATGCGAGATAAAATTAAGCAAGTTAGCGGGGGCGGAGCATTTTATACATTAAACCCGACAATAGACGAGGAGATAATTAAAGACTATTCTTATCCATTGGGCAATATCAGGTTTTTACGCATGGGAGATGTAAAGAAAGGCGGCTCGGAGTGTTACTGTCGGGAAAATACATTCCTGAGCGCGCTTATTTATGCCCTGTTGCTGGATCGGAATGATGTGGTGGTCATGGACATGGGGGCGGGTATCGAACATCTTTCGCGTGGCACGGCGCGGGGGGTGGATATGATGCTGGTGGTGGTGGAACCCAGCCGCAACAGCATCAACACGGCCCGTAATGTGATTAATATGGCTCGTGACCTGGGAATTAAAAAGGTCAAGGTTATTGGGAATAAAATTCGTCATGTATCTGAAAGGGAGTTTATTGAAAACAGCTTTCCGCCGGGTGATGTGCTCGGTTTTGTGG
Encoded here:
- a CDS encoding AAA family ATPase — encoded protein: MISLKLAISGKGGVGKTTIAAALIKSFAETSRVVYAIDADPDACLAAAIGIPENEAWSIKPVVEMRDKIKQVSGGGAFYTLNPTIDEEIIKDYSYPLGNIRFLRMGDVKKGGSECYCRENTFLSALIYALLLDRNDVVVMDMGAGIEHLSRGTARGVDMMLVVVEPSRNSINTARNVINMARDLGIKKVKVIGNKIRHVSEREFIENSFPPGDVLGFVEFSDVIWENSIKPVPVTAEERLLSGMREVREKILGEAGGAV